From Pleuronectes platessa chromosome 17, fPlePla1.1, whole genome shotgun sequence, one genomic window encodes:
- the gpatch2 gene encoding G patch domain-containing protein 2 isoform X4, which produces MFRAAHLKTIGKAGTGWHFHRTMDELVHDLVSALEESSEQAARGGFGDGGDHALAVGCLLKRQARKRRGRKRRSDNPHPPWETGHLSEGSESSVEEHKDYRASTGGVSAANSHARDNSDSDEQLGPKRRTPLTADTGRSKRPLWPDDLSVLGSAEGTRSLRRRRKVKRMAVDPPAEPEPSSSTMLGPPPVPKARVGGRPHRLGMNEDMAAMELCGSGQGGKNRVKKRKMTTHRMGMEATDEGVVVESEDTISSPMEGSKDKMELEEQKGSDEDMSDSETSSVSNSSDGGLYTNDEGRQADDEQSDWFYEGEPGSGSGPGGACGIAGVVPWWERETGSEELDLADPVFNSILTGSFPLMSSGAQRGFQARLSRLHGNQPASEAGLQGGSGQGFSDRLGRQSQDSHEPWFSSSSRREHGQLHWDPRADRGHRRSCSVKTASRQTSGHLGSLCTGDVKRRRKAAPLGSTAPPVVGENAPPLPDSNMGNRMLQSMGWSPGMGLGPGGRGMTEPIRATQRPKGTGLGFN; this is translated from the exons ATGTTCCGGGCAGCTCATTTAAAAACCATCGGCAAAGCGGGAACCGGCTG gcactttcaCCGGACGATGGACGAGCTGGTCCATGACCTGGTGTCGGCACTGGAGGAGAGCTCGGAGCAAGCAGCTCGCGGCGGGTTCGGGGACGGAGGGGACCATGCTCTGGCAGTGGGCTGCCTGCTGAAGAGGCAGGCTCGGAAGCGGAGGGGCCGAAAGCGGCGCTCGGACAACCCGCACCCACCCTGGGAGACGGGCCACCTCAGCGAGGGCTCAGAGTCCAGCGTGGAAGAACATAAG GACTACCGTGCCAGTACAGGAGGCGTTTCTGCTGCCAACAGCCATGCCCGGGACAACAGTGACTCAGATGAACAGCTCGGCCCCAAACGGCGCACCCCCCTCACTGCCGACACGGGGCGAAGCAAGCGGCCGCTTTGGCCGGATGACCTGAGCGTCCTGGGGTCTGCAGAGGGAACTCGCAGCCTCAGGCGGCGGCGTAAGGTCAAACGTATGGCTGTAGACCCGCCTGCTGAACCAGAACCTTCATCATCCACCATGCTCGGGCCTCCACCTGTCCCCAAAGCCCGTGTGGGTGGAAGGCCACATAGACTGGGTATGAATGAGGACATGGCTGCCATGGAGCTGTGTGGCAGTGGTCAGGGAGGAAAGAAccgagtgaagaagaggaaaatgaCCACGCACAGGATGGGAATGGAGGCCACAGATGaaggggtggtggtggagagTGAGGACACCATCTCTTCCCCGATGGAAGGATCCAAAGACAAAATGGAGTTGGAGGAGCAAAAGGGGTCAGATGAGGACATGAGTGACAG TGAAACCAGCAGTGTCAGTAACAGCAGTGACGGTGGCCTCTACACTAATGATGAAGGAAGACAAG ctgacGACGAGCAGAGCGACTGGTTCTACGAGGGGGAGCCGGGCTCTGGTTCGGGGCCCGGAGGTGCGTGTGGGATAGCGGGAGTGGTTCCCTGGTGGGAGAGGGAGACGGGGTCAGAGGAGCTGGACCTAGCTGACCCAGTCTTCAACAGCATCCTCACGGGATCCTTCCCACTCATGAGCTCTGGAGCACAGAGAG GTTTCCAGGCCAGACTGAGTcgtctccatggcaaccagcCGGCGTCTGAGGCGGGGCTGCAGGGCGGCTCCGGCCAGGGCTTCAGCGACAGACTGGGAAGACAAAGCCAGGACTCCCATGA GCCGTGGTTTAGCTCAAGCTCGAGGAGAGAACACGGACAG TTGCACTGGGACCCGCGGGCAGACAGGGGGCATCGGAGGAGCTGCTCAGTAAAAACAGCCAGCAG ACAGACCAGCGGGCACCTGGGCTCTCTGTGTACAGGGGATGTCAAGCGGAGGCGAAAAGCAGCCCCCCTCGGTTCCACTGCCCCCCCAG TGGTTGGAGAGAACGCTCCTCCCCTCCCAGACTCCAACATGGGGAACCGCATGTTGCAGAGCATGGGCTGGAGCCCGGGGATGGGCCTGGGTCCAGGCGGAAGGGGCATGACCGAGCCCATCCGGGCCACACAGAGACCCAAAGGAACAGGTCTAGGTTTCAACTGA
- the gpatch2 gene encoding G patch domain-containing protein 2 isoform X3 translates to MFRAAHLKTIGKAGTGWHFHRTMDELVHDLVSALEESSEQAARGGFGDGGDHALAVGCLLKRQARKRRGRKRRSDNPHPPWETGHLSEGSESSVEEHKDYRASTGGVSAANSHARDNSDSDEQLGPKRRTPLTADTGRSKRPLWPDDLSVLGSAEGTRSLRRRRKVKRMAVDPPAEPEPSSSTMLGPPPVPKARVGGRPHRLGMNEDMAAMELCGSGQGGKNRVKKRKMTTHRMGMEATDEGVVVESEDTISSPMEGSKDKMELEEQKGSDEDMSDSETSSVSNSSDGGLYTNDEGRQADDEQSDWFYEGEPGSGSGPGGACGIAGVVPWWERETGSEELDLADPVFNSILTGSFPLMSSGAQRGFQARLSRLHGNQPASEAGLQGGSGQGFSDRLGRQSQDSHEPWFSSSSRREHGQLHWDPRADRGHRRSCSVKTASRQTSGHLGSLCTGDVKRRRKAAPLGSTAPPVVVGENAPPLPDSNMGNRMLQSMGWSPGMGLGPGGRGMTEPIRATQRPKGTGLGFN, encoded by the exons ATGTTCCGGGCAGCTCATTTAAAAACCATCGGCAAAGCGGGAACCGGCTG gcactttcaCCGGACGATGGACGAGCTGGTCCATGACCTGGTGTCGGCACTGGAGGAGAGCTCGGAGCAAGCAGCTCGCGGCGGGTTCGGGGACGGAGGGGACCATGCTCTGGCAGTGGGCTGCCTGCTGAAGAGGCAGGCTCGGAAGCGGAGGGGCCGAAAGCGGCGCTCGGACAACCCGCACCCACCCTGGGAGACGGGCCACCTCAGCGAGGGCTCAGAGTCCAGCGTGGAAGAACATAAG GACTACCGTGCCAGTACAGGAGGCGTTTCTGCTGCCAACAGCCATGCCCGGGACAACAGTGACTCAGATGAACAGCTCGGCCCCAAACGGCGCACCCCCCTCACTGCCGACACGGGGCGAAGCAAGCGGCCGCTTTGGCCGGATGACCTGAGCGTCCTGGGGTCTGCAGAGGGAACTCGCAGCCTCAGGCGGCGGCGTAAGGTCAAACGTATGGCTGTAGACCCGCCTGCTGAACCAGAACCTTCATCATCCACCATGCTCGGGCCTCCACCTGTCCCCAAAGCCCGTGTGGGTGGAAGGCCACATAGACTGGGTATGAATGAGGACATGGCTGCCATGGAGCTGTGTGGCAGTGGTCAGGGAGGAAAGAAccgagtgaagaagaggaaaatgaCCACGCACAGGATGGGAATGGAGGCCACAGATGaaggggtggtggtggagagTGAGGACACCATCTCTTCCCCGATGGAAGGATCCAAAGACAAAATGGAGTTGGAGGAGCAAAAGGGGTCAGATGAGGACATGAGTGACAG TGAAACCAGCAGTGTCAGTAACAGCAGTGACGGTGGCCTCTACACTAATGATGAAGGAAGACAAG ctgacGACGAGCAGAGCGACTGGTTCTACGAGGGGGAGCCGGGCTCTGGTTCGGGGCCCGGAGGTGCGTGTGGGATAGCGGGAGTGGTTCCCTGGTGGGAGAGGGAGACGGGGTCAGAGGAGCTGGACCTAGCTGACCCAGTCTTCAACAGCATCCTCACGGGATCCTTCCCACTCATGAGCTCTGGAGCACAGAGAG GTTTCCAGGCCAGACTGAGTcgtctccatggcaaccagcCGGCGTCTGAGGCGGGGCTGCAGGGCGGCTCCGGCCAGGGCTTCAGCGACAGACTGGGAAGACAAAGCCAGGACTCCCATGA GCCGTGGTTTAGCTCAAGCTCGAGGAGAGAACACGGACAG TTGCACTGGGACCCGCGGGCAGACAGGGGGCATCGGAGGAGCTGCTCAGTAAAAACAGCCAGCAG ACAGACCAGCGGGCACCTGGGCTCTCTGTGTACAGGGGATGTCAAGCGGAGGCGAAAAGCAGCCCCCCTCGGTTCCACTGCCCCCCCAG TAGTGGTTGGAGAGAACGCTCCTCCCCTCCCAGACTCCAACATGGGGAACCGCATGTTGCAGAGCATGGGCTGGAGCCCGGGGATGGGCCTGGGTCCAGGCGGAAGGGGCATGACCGAGCCCATCCGGGCCACACAGAGACCCAAAGGAACAGGTCTAGGTTTCAACTGA
- the gpatch2 gene encoding G patch domain-containing protein 2 isoform X2, with amino-acid sequence MFRAAHLKTIGKAGTGWHFHRTMDELVHDLVSALEESSEQAARGGFGDGGDHALAVGCLLKRQARKRRGRKRRSDNPHPPWETGHLSEGSESSVEEHKDYRASTGGVSAANSHARDNSDSDEQLGPKRRTPLTADTGRSKRPLWPDDLSVLGSAEGTRSLRRRRKVKRMAVDPPAEPEPSSSTMLGPPPVPKARVGGRPHRLGMNEDMAAMELCGSGQGGKNRVKKRKMTTHRMGMEATDEGVVVESEDTISSPMEGSKDKMELEEQKGSDEDMSDRCETSSVSNSSDGGLYTNDEGRQADDEQSDWFYEGEPGSGSGPGGACGIAGVVPWWERETGSEELDLADPVFNSILTGSFPLMSSGAQRGFQARLSRLHGNQPASEAGLQGGSGQGFSDRLGRQSQDSHEPWFSSSSRREHGQLHWDPRADRGHRRSCSVKTASRQTSGHLGSLCTGDVKRRRKAAPLGSTAPPVVGENAPPLPDSNMGNRMLQSMGWSPGMGLGPGGRGMTEPIRATQRPKGTGLGFN; translated from the exons ATGTTCCGGGCAGCTCATTTAAAAACCATCGGCAAAGCGGGAACCGGCTG gcactttcaCCGGACGATGGACGAGCTGGTCCATGACCTGGTGTCGGCACTGGAGGAGAGCTCGGAGCAAGCAGCTCGCGGCGGGTTCGGGGACGGAGGGGACCATGCTCTGGCAGTGGGCTGCCTGCTGAAGAGGCAGGCTCGGAAGCGGAGGGGCCGAAAGCGGCGCTCGGACAACCCGCACCCACCCTGGGAGACGGGCCACCTCAGCGAGGGCTCAGAGTCCAGCGTGGAAGAACATAAG GACTACCGTGCCAGTACAGGAGGCGTTTCTGCTGCCAACAGCCATGCCCGGGACAACAGTGACTCAGATGAACAGCTCGGCCCCAAACGGCGCACCCCCCTCACTGCCGACACGGGGCGAAGCAAGCGGCCGCTTTGGCCGGATGACCTGAGCGTCCTGGGGTCTGCAGAGGGAACTCGCAGCCTCAGGCGGCGGCGTAAGGTCAAACGTATGGCTGTAGACCCGCCTGCTGAACCAGAACCTTCATCATCCACCATGCTCGGGCCTCCACCTGTCCCCAAAGCCCGTGTGGGTGGAAGGCCACATAGACTGGGTATGAATGAGGACATGGCTGCCATGGAGCTGTGTGGCAGTGGTCAGGGAGGAAAGAAccgagtgaagaagaggaaaatgaCCACGCACAGGATGGGAATGGAGGCCACAGATGaaggggtggtggtggagagTGAGGACACCATCTCTTCCCCGATGGAAGGATCCAAAGACAAAATGGAGTTGGAGGAGCAAAAGGGGTCAGATGAGGACATGAGTGACAGGTG TGAAACCAGCAGTGTCAGTAACAGCAGTGACGGTGGCCTCTACACTAATGATGAAGGAAGACAAG ctgacGACGAGCAGAGCGACTGGTTCTACGAGGGGGAGCCGGGCTCTGGTTCGGGGCCCGGAGGTGCGTGTGGGATAGCGGGAGTGGTTCCCTGGTGGGAGAGGGAGACGGGGTCAGAGGAGCTGGACCTAGCTGACCCAGTCTTCAACAGCATCCTCACGGGATCCTTCCCACTCATGAGCTCTGGAGCACAGAGAG GTTTCCAGGCCAGACTGAGTcgtctccatggcaaccagcCGGCGTCTGAGGCGGGGCTGCAGGGCGGCTCCGGCCAGGGCTTCAGCGACAGACTGGGAAGACAAAGCCAGGACTCCCATGA GCCGTGGTTTAGCTCAAGCTCGAGGAGAGAACACGGACAG TTGCACTGGGACCCGCGGGCAGACAGGGGGCATCGGAGGAGCTGCTCAGTAAAAACAGCCAGCAG ACAGACCAGCGGGCACCTGGGCTCTCTGTGTACAGGGGATGTCAAGCGGAGGCGAAAAGCAGCCCCCCTCGGTTCCACTGCCCCCCCAG TGGTTGGAGAGAACGCTCCTCCCCTCCCAGACTCCAACATGGGGAACCGCATGTTGCAGAGCATGGGCTGGAGCCCGGGGATGGGCCTGGGTCCAGGCGGAAGGGGCATGACCGAGCCCATCCGGGCCACACAGAGACCCAAAGGAACAGGTCTAGGTTTCAACTGA
- the gpatch2 gene encoding G patch domain-containing protein 2 isoform X1 yields the protein MFRAAHLKTIGKAGTGWHFHRTMDELVHDLVSALEESSEQAARGGFGDGGDHALAVGCLLKRQARKRRGRKRRSDNPHPPWETGHLSEGSESSVEEHKDYRASTGGVSAANSHARDNSDSDEQLGPKRRTPLTADTGRSKRPLWPDDLSVLGSAEGTRSLRRRRKVKRMAVDPPAEPEPSSSTMLGPPPVPKARVGGRPHRLGMNEDMAAMELCGSGQGGKNRVKKRKMTTHRMGMEATDEGVVVESEDTISSPMEGSKDKMELEEQKGSDEDMSDRCETSSVSNSSDGGLYTNDEGRQADDEQSDWFYEGEPGSGSGPGGACGIAGVVPWWERETGSEELDLADPVFNSILTGSFPLMSSGAQRGFQARLSRLHGNQPASEAGLQGGSGQGFSDRLGRQSQDSHEPWFSSSSRREHGQLHWDPRADRGHRRSCSVKTASRQTSGHLGSLCTGDVKRRRKAAPLGSTAPPVVVGENAPPLPDSNMGNRMLQSMGWSPGMGLGPGGRGMTEPIRATQRPKGTGLGFN from the exons ATGTTCCGGGCAGCTCATTTAAAAACCATCGGCAAAGCGGGAACCGGCTG gcactttcaCCGGACGATGGACGAGCTGGTCCATGACCTGGTGTCGGCACTGGAGGAGAGCTCGGAGCAAGCAGCTCGCGGCGGGTTCGGGGACGGAGGGGACCATGCTCTGGCAGTGGGCTGCCTGCTGAAGAGGCAGGCTCGGAAGCGGAGGGGCCGAAAGCGGCGCTCGGACAACCCGCACCCACCCTGGGAGACGGGCCACCTCAGCGAGGGCTCAGAGTCCAGCGTGGAAGAACATAAG GACTACCGTGCCAGTACAGGAGGCGTTTCTGCTGCCAACAGCCATGCCCGGGACAACAGTGACTCAGATGAACAGCTCGGCCCCAAACGGCGCACCCCCCTCACTGCCGACACGGGGCGAAGCAAGCGGCCGCTTTGGCCGGATGACCTGAGCGTCCTGGGGTCTGCAGAGGGAACTCGCAGCCTCAGGCGGCGGCGTAAGGTCAAACGTATGGCTGTAGACCCGCCTGCTGAACCAGAACCTTCATCATCCACCATGCTCGGGCCTCCACCTGTCCCCAAAGCCCGTGTGGGTGGAAGGCCACATAGACTGGGTATGAATGAGGACATGGCTGCCATGGAGCTGTGTGGCAGTGGTCAGGGAGGAAAGAAccgagtgaagaagaggaaaatgaCCACGCACAGGATGGGAATGGAGGCCACAGATGaaggggtggtggtggagagTGAGGACACCATCTCTTCCCCGATGGAAGGATCCAAAGACAAAATGGAGTTGGAGGAGCAAAAGGGGTCAGATGAGGACATGAGTGACAGGTG TGAAACCAGCAGTGTCAGTAACAGCAGTGACGGTGGCCTCTACACTAATGATGAAGGAAGACAAG ctgacGACGAGCAGAGCGACTGGTTCTACGAGGGGGAGCCGGGCTCTGGTTCGGGGCCCGGAGGTGCGTGTGGGATAGCGGGAGTGGTTCCCTGGTGGGAGAGGGAGACGGGGTCAGAGGAGCTGGACCTAGCTGACCCAGTCTTCAACAGCATCCTCACGGGATCCTTCCCACTCATGAGCTCTGGAGCACAGAGAG GTTTCCAGGCCAGACTGAGTcgtctccatggcaaccagcCGGCGTCTGAGGCGGGGCTGCAGGGCGGCTCCGGCCAGGGCTTCAGCGACAGACTGGGAAGACAAAGCCAGGACTCCCATGA GCCGTGGTTTAGCTCAAGCTCGAGGAGAGAACACGGACAG TTGCACTGGGACCCGCGGGCAGACAGGGGGCATCGGAGGAGCTGCTCAGTAAAAACAGCCAGCAG ACAGACCAGCGGGCACCTGGGCTCTCTGTGTACAGGGGATGTCAAGCGGAGGCGAAAAGCAGCCCCCCTCGGTTCCACTGCCCCCCCAG TAGTGGTTGGAGAGAACGCTCCTCCCCTCCCAGACTCCAACATGGGGAACCGCATGTTGCAGAGCATGGGCTGGAGCCCGGGGATGGGCCTGGGTCCAGGCGGAAGGGGCATGACCGAGCCCATCCGGGCCACACAGAGACCCAAAGGAACAGGTCTAGGTTTCAACTGA